The following coding sequences lie in one Kribbella sp. NBC_00709 genomic window:
- a CDS encoding TetR/AcrR family transcriptional regulator, translating into MTANPPRRKTGGRQAQITLADIEREGVRLGLTNLTVNGVATALGVSPTALYRHVDGKLGLEALVGEAVLRELHIADDPEDGVEAHLLSFAQQVHTFVLDHPGLAAYMQSLFPRGESGLRLQREAIEALGRRGYSPAGAVLMSGTVASLAINLTAAEERHRPYFEGAHRRELEKVYALLATDELLLAAHQELPQIDSEAYFRMVMTGCIRGLVTAAPPNRPVIEVLDDLGLER; encoded by the coding sequence GTGACAGCGAATCCGCCCCGCCGCAAGACCGGCGGCCGGCAGGCGCAGATCACCCTCGCGGACATCGAGCGCGAGGGGGTGCGGCTCGGCCTGACGAACCTCACGGTGAACGGCGTCGCGACCGCGCTCGGCGTCTCGCCGACCGCGCTGTACCGCCACGTCGACGGCAAGCTCGGCCTGGAGGCGCTGGTCGGCGAGGCAGTACTGCGGGAGTTGCACATCGCCGACGATCCGGAGGACGGGGTCGAGGCGCACCTGTTGTCGTTCGCGCAGCAGGTGCACACGTTCGTCCTCGATCACCCCGGACTCGCGGCGTACATGCAAAGCCTGTTCCCGCGCGGTGAGTCCGGTCTCCGGCTGCAGCGGGAGGCGATCGAAGCGCTCGGACGGCGCGGCTACAGCCCCGCCGGCGCCGTACTGATGTCGGGCACCGTCGCGTCGCTCGCGATCAACCTCACGGCCGCCGAGGAACGGCACCGCCCGTACTTCGAGGGTGCGCACCGCCGCGAGCTCGAGAAGGTGTACGCCCTGCTCGCCACCGACGAGCTCCTCCTCGCGGCCCACCAGGAGTTGCCGCAGATCGACTCCGAGGCGTACTTCCGGATGGTGATGACCGGCTGCATCCGCGGCCTCGTCACCGCGGCCCCACCCAACCGCCCGGTCATCGAAGTCCTCGACGACCTCGGGCTGGAGCG
- a CDS encoding alpha/beta hydrolase, with translation MVSAPRPSRRTILKAAGGLTVAAGLGAGTILATSLAANAAGDGFGLHITERNEADPRMWYYRFQTDQVGWAPAVNVLLPSDYHTSGRTYPVLYLLHGGNQDFIAFDNLGVRDWTAGKPIIVVMPDGGKAGWYSNPVSTNVGPRNWESFHLNQLVPWVDANFRTYAEFAGRAVSGFSMGGFGALKYTAKYYGHFASVSSHSGPASVRRDDGLVVHWANVSSAAVDLAGGTIYGAPAWDEARVTADNPMENLERYRGKRIFLVAGTSPSPDPFDYANETQVLAGHREFRAALDGANIPYTAHEDEGGHMVRPNRMIEDLEGILTHLKKA, from the coding sequence ATGGTGAGCGCACCACGCCCCAGCCGGCGCACGATTCTGAAGGCCGCCGGCGGGCTGACCGTCGCGGCCGGCCTCGGCGCCGGCACGATTCTGGCCACCTCGCTGGCGGCCAACGCAGCCGGCGACGGCTTCGGCCTGCACATCACCGAGCGGAACGAAGCCGATCCGCGGATGTGGTACTACCGCTTCCAGACCGATCAGGTCGGCTGGGCCCCGGCCGTCAACGTGCTGCTGCCGAGCGACTATCACACCAGCGGCCGCACCTATCCCGTGCTGTACCTGCTGCACGGCGGCAACCAGGACTTCATCGCGTTCGACAACCTCGGAGTCCGCGACTGGACGGCGGGCAAGCCGATCATCGTGGTGATGCCGGACGGCGGCAAGGCCGGCTGGTACTCGAACCCGGTCAGCACCAACGTCGGCCCGCGCAACTGGGAGAGCTTCCACCTCAACCAGCTGGTGCCGTGGGTCGACGCGAACTTCCGCACGTACGCCGAGTTCGCCGGCCGCGCCGTCTCGGGCTTCTCGATGGGCGGCTTCGGCGCGCTCAAGTACACGGCGAAGTACTACGGCCACTTCGCCTCGGTCAGCTCGCACTCCGGGCCGGCGAGCGTACGCCGGGACGACGGTCTGGTCGTGCACTGGGCCAACGTGTCCTCCGCCGCAGTGGACCTGGCCGGCGGCACCATCTACGGCGCGCCGGCGTGGGACGAGGCCCGCGTCACCGCCGACAACCCGATGGAGAACCTCGAGCGCTACCGCGGCAAGCGCATCTTCCTGGTCGCCGGTACCAGCCCCAGCCCCGACCCCTTCGACTACGCCAACGAAACCCAGGTCCTGGCCGGCCACCGCGAGTTCCGCGCCGCCCTCGACGGCGCCAACATCCCCTACACCGCCCACGAAGACGAAGGCGGCCACATGGTCCGCCCCAACCGCATGATCGAAGACCTGGAAGGAATCCTCACCCACCTGAAGAAGGCCTGA
- a CDS encoding MarR family winged helix-turn-helix transcriptional regulator has translation MHAPDDAAEQIAALLDGIVRRQRRASRESFGKSVTHGQFRVLRTLDNADQPLRLSELASRLGIVPRSATSVVDDLEAAGLLARQPDPHDRRATLVDLTPEGRQILNTLREKRRDVMAGQLARLTPDEQRTLTQLLQRLAED, from the coding sequence ATGCATGCGCCGGATGACGCCGCGGAACAGATCGCAGCCCTGCTGGACGGGATCGTCCGGCGGCAGCGGCGCGCCTCGCGTGAGAGCTTCGGCAAGAGCGTCACGCACGGGCAGTTCCGGGTACTGCGCACTCTGGACAACGCCGACCAGCCACTCCGACTCAGCGAGCTCGCCTCGCGGCTGGGAATCGTCCCCCGCTCGGCCACCTCCGTCGTGGACGACCTGGAGGCAGCCGGACTACTGGCACGGCAACCGGACCCTCACGACCGCCGCGCCACCCTGGTGGACCTCACCCCGGAGGGCCGCCAGATCCTCAACACTCTTCGGGAGAAGCGCCGCGACGTCATGGCCGGCCAACTGGCGCGCCTGACCCCCGACGAGCAACGGACCCTCACCCAGCTCCTCCAACGCCTGGCCGAGGACTGA